The following coding sequences are from one Anguilla anguilla isolate fAngAng1 chromosome 12, fAngAng1.pri, whole genome shotgun sequence window:
- the LOC118210094 gene encoding olfactory receptor 52D1-like, which yields MENVSGVKVFHLSVLNETWTSRYFLFSLTLFVYSLILFVNVMLILTITLQNALHEPMYMFLCNLCINGLYGTAGFYPKFLSDLLSGHHVISYEGCFLQAFVIYSSVQCEFSTLTVMSYDRYVAICKPLMYHSIMTGQMVYKLITFCWLFPYFMMSLLIALSRRLTLCGSHIDKLYCENWSIVKLSCEATVVNNVTGFIVILTFLVFAIFTTVSYIKLISVCTKSREDRIKFMQTCVPHLCALTNFTVTLMFDTMYSRYGSRDISERLRNFLALQFLIIPPLFNPIIYGLKLTEVRKRLLKQCRSLK from the coding sequence ATGGAAAATGTATCAGGTGTGAAAGTGTTCCATTTATCTGTACTGAATGAAACTTGGACAAgtcgttattttttattttctctgactCTGTTTGTGTATAGCTTaattctgtttgtaaatgtgatgcTAATTCTCACCATTACATTGCAAAATGCCCTCCACGAACCCATGTACATGTTCCTGTGCAATCTGTGTATTAATGGACTGTACGGAACTGCAGGATTCTACCCTAAATTCCTATCCGACTTGCTCTCTGGACATCATGTTATCTCATATGAAGGATGTTTCCTGCAGGCATTTGTGATCTATTCATCAGTACAGTGTGAATTTTCAACACTCACTGTGATGTCTTACGATCGCTATGTGGCCATATGCAAACCCTTAATGTATCATTCAATTATGACAGGTCAGATGGTGtataaattaataacattttgcTGGCTTTTTCCCTACTTCATGATGTCCTTGCTTATAGCACTTTCAAGAAGACTTACATTATGCGGGTCCCATATTGATAAATTATATTGTGAAAACTGGTCCATTGTGAAACTTTCTTGTGAAGCAACAGTGGTAAATAATGTGACTGGGTTTATTGTTATTCTAACATTTTTAGTATTTGCAATTTTCACCACGGTTTCATATATTAAATTGATTTCTGTGTGCACGAAAAGTAGAGAAGACAGAATTAAATTTATGCAGACTTGTGTGCCACATTTATGTGCCTTAACAAATTTCACAGTCACTTTGATGTTTGACACAATGTACAGTCGCTATGGATCAAGAGATATCTCAGAGCGTCTGCGCAATTTTTTGGCGCTACAATTTCTCATCATCCCTCCTCTCTTCAACCCAATTATTTATGGACTCAAACTGACTGAGGTTCGCAAAAGACTACTGAAGCAGTGTCGTAGCTTAAAGTAG
- the LOC118210110 gene encoding olfactory receptor 51E1-like has translation MENVSGVKVFSLSGLNETWTIRYFLFSLTFLVYILILFVNVMLTVTIILEKALHEPMYIFLCNLCINAVYGTAGFYPKFLYDVLSGSHMISYDGCFLQIFVIYTSVKCEFVTLTVMAYDRYVAICKPLMYHSIMTGQMMCKLLTFCWIYPYVTMSLNMTLARRLTLCRSHIDKLYCENWSIVKLSCEETVVNNISGFIVIITFAGLAMYTMLSYVKLISVCTKSREDRIKFMQTCVPHLCAVINFTVTLLFDTMYSRYGSRDMSERLRNFLALQFLIIPPLFNPIIYGLKLTEVRKRLLKQCHSLK, from the coding sequence ATGGAAAATGTGTCTGGTGTGAAGGTGTTCAGTTTATCTGGATTAAATGAAACTTGGACAAttcgttattttttattttctctgaccttccttgtatatattttaatcttGTTCGTAAATGTGATGCTAACTGTCACCATTATATTGGAGAAAGCCCTCCATGAGCCTATGTACATCTTCCTGTGTAATTTGTGTATTAATGCAGTGTATGGAACTGCAGGATTCTACCCTAAATTCCTATATGATGTACTCTCTGGCTCTCATATGATATCATATGATGGATGCTTCCTGCAGATATTTGTGATCTACACATCagtaaaatgtgaatttgtaACACTGACTGTGATGGCGTATGATCGCTATGTGGCAATATGCAAACCATTAATGTATCATTCAATAATGACAGGTCAGATGATGTGtaaattattaacattttgCTGGATTTATCCATATGTCACAATGTCCTTGAATATGACACTGGCAAGAAGACTCACATTATGCAGGTCCCATATTGATAAACTTTACTGTGAAAACTGGTCCATTGTGAAACTTTCTTGTGAAGAAACAGTGGTAAATAATATAAGTGGGTTCattgtaataataacatttgcTGGACTTGCGATGTACACTATGCTTTcatatgtaaaattaatttctgtatgCACAAAAAGTAGAGAAGACAGAATTAAATTTATGCAGACTTGTGTGCCACATTTATGTGCTGTAATAAATTTCACAGTCACTTTGTTGTTTGACACAATGTACAGTCGCTATGGATCAAGAGATATGTCAGAGCGTCTGCGCAATTTTTTGGCGCTACAATTTCTCATCATCCCTCCTCTCTTCAACCCAATTATTTATGGACTAAAACTGACTGAGGTTCGGAAACGACTACTGAAGCAGTGTCATAGTTTaaagtag
- the or127-1 gene encoding odorant receptor 127-1, producing the protein MENGTFSSHFHLSVFQDYGHLKYVFFVLTITLYFVIILFNVIIVVVTIRNRTLHQPMYIFISCLSMNSLFGTLGFYPRLFFDLLSVIHTISHPACLIQIFVIYTYAMCEFTILTVMAYDRHIAICDPLKYNSIMTLKVTGTLVGIATIYPIICMCVVVSLTGRLPMCGNKIARVYCANWSVVRLSCIATTLNNIVGFFITVTTVFIPLGFVLYSYMKILAVCYKSSKEFRKKALQTCLPHIVTFVNYSITMFCEIIISRFELGNELQILAILLSLEFLIIPPVLNPLIYGLNLPDIRKRIINLFQKKVITLT; encoded by the coding sequence ATGGAAAATGGAACTTTCTCATCCCATTTTCACCTGTCTGTGTTCCAGGACTACGGGCAcctgaaatatgttttctttgtcTTAACGATCACACTGTACTTTGTAATCATATTATTCAATGTCATTATCGTTGTAGTTACAATCAGAAACAGAACACTGCACCAGCCCATGTACATCTTTATTTCTTGCCTGTCAATGAATTCCCTGTTTGGCACTTTGGGATTCTATCCAAGGCTCTTTTTTGATCTACTTTCTGTCATTCATACAATATCTCATCCCGCGtgtttaattcaaatttttgtCATTTACACCTACGCTATGTGTGAATTCACCATTTTAACTGTAATGGCATATGACAGGCATATTGCAATCTGTGACCCCTTGAAGTACAACAGTATAATGACTTTAAAGGTCACTGGCACATTGGTGGGGATTGCCACCATATACCccattatttgtatgtgtgtagttGTTTCACTCACTGGCAGATTACCAATGTGCGGCAACAAAATAGCACGAGTGTACTGTGCAAACTGGTCGGTCGTCAGGCTATCTTGCATCGCCACAACGCTTAACAACATTGTAGGCTTTTTCATCACCGTAACTACAGTTTTTATACCATTGGGTTTTGTATTATATTCGTACATGAAAATTTTAGCTGTCTGTTATAAAAGCTCAAAGGAATTCAGGAAAAAAGCACTGCAAACATGTCTCCCTCACATAGTGACATTTGTCAATTACTCAATAACTATGTTTTGTGAGATCATCATAAGTCGATTTGAACTTGGGAATGAACTGCAGATACTGGCGATCCTTTTATCATTAGAATTTCTCATCATTCCCCCGGTTTTGAATCCCCTCATTTATGGTCTTAATTTGCCAGACATAAGAAAgagaattattaatttatttcaaaagaaagtCATTACACTGACTTAA